In Toxotes jaculatrix isolate fToxJac2 chromosome 20, fToxJac2.pri, whole genome shotgun sequence, the following proteins share a genomic window:
- the jcada gene encoding uncharacterized protein jcada, with protein sequence MYSVEDLLISHGYKLPKHNTSSSTPTPTPVSSSRQAPSSSPPSYSKHHEILENRPGPRTVNGFERGPGAPYGNGGGARQPQAYVSGCTNNNNEPRDRSQPRREGENRSQIDTHSLGESLTSDSGFCDGTRGPQSQSKDVSYWRRRGQDFTVLLDYADFREPHGGGPGGYGRPEGPQQARGQEMSAEERQRAAQERQRWAAQTQAQAQAQAQAQAQARSREREAALHQWKMATERKCQSLGTDEWRPAVSFGRQLSQSEGERWSQEQQRLHARTPEGMVVHPRTKAKSQSLPRMLQPESLQYVDIASSGQELYRRINGHPLSHHNLYRAPRWPENGRPASANQLSMTPKPRFTRPPRPPSYEMHQQIRGSCEVLSGRDSAIPQARDRTPIPISKTGDPQLDYFAPDSGPPGYIPPPSYKRAPIMAGGRRGYGEIAVDYRYRGDVYQHIQVAADGSHWFARHPAGSWPDPQRERSLSSQKQLYPVYTTQEHPGGGVQYIPFDDPRIRHISSALGGNSLTDADKIRHIRNELPSVTVSEPASDNSAFLPPPLGPFIAAKLADDANQTSSSDFDNDDNRWHSDLHKETVDNFPATDQNCNNRYPKNQRPPPSPSSAFQAPLARTSSRQGSGSDQVFAETITQVKKIAPDSGPENNRNTKRRVSETIFCLVSVPVHTPTNINKDLAADQNNNETIPSLTVTNMETFAVGLKESPSVRSKSVNEMPIKPHYSHFHTSSTSSMRNYKRAPLRKEIIDAWALQASEDKELCYAGSWPGNQYRNQETQTGSPLTVVKSPEPQSPPGGQEPVQSASDTTTDSGLGTDNSSSYGYPMAGQKNLHPSSNSAFSRLSLSPTQPPSLLPSPQDPSSPFKAHDQGDQLPSSPRRSSSSPPESAEQVVFGQFLLKPVNRRPCDAIGELESINKEMEDTISKRPTVVQCTEYLDGVNRRLDRFKSGAHFTAGPEPGREAISLPPMHIEKPTNIKVRSKSLASTADLDSMDMRSAFSRPEANSMPPTNELSVLPNPGLRDNCLLSSLSPHNESNRLYRQDIPVPQESLLKDVGLTVYTETPGGPGEPMQRSLSVPTPLNHKELIQSVQLSRDSRTTLVKNSSCLEHNSNKELQAEVDTERVPPFRGEVNLSICRTRSESSRSPQKDGSPHITKLTREVSFVFEDDDGNERYAISEPLTYKNESTIADKHLESLLIQEKANSLPAEDLSNLYEVKCAKGIPENESIEQRAARILGISVPVEALGVADKQPEDNQDETDTTVAEKQLSPSEETPQVIGECEQVKEESLIVQGAETEEVTETGSGVDQEEGDRQKHSSYHSDSEDNQDTDTAVVLDLPEFPPSKLPLSLPVIPDEKLALSMCSGEKKGRGGACKLIESLQDKLNSSTSSSATSLCRLSTDRMARLKELDSVSRIRRLSLKSSESGEEVGSEERNGDREESEVKEEAKEEDEEKQEEKDDKKLEEEGREEEENPDTHGNAHQTHDKLGDPEEDCKPKEEVNDGICQEEQSQEEEAGEINAEIALKVDDEGGGEAGVELKTGEREGEVELKTVEDDKEKPSEELRDGRIAEEVNRAESTQDAEGEKLPKPKQRTRLQKPPLLPKPRSVPKREITLPLSFSSGICGPSNIEDEEMLSVSDSYDPSRVERV encoded by the exons ATGTACAGCGTGGAGGACCTCCTCATCTCTCATGGATACAAGCTGCCCAAGCATAACACCTCCTCCTCAACCCCTACCCCAACCCCTGTGTCCTCGTCCCGCCAGGCTCCCTCGTCCTCACCGCCGTCCTACAGCAAACACCATGAAATCCTGGAGAACAGGCCCGGCCCCAGGACTGTGAACGGCTTTGAAAGAGGGCCCGGGGCGCCCTATGGGAACGGTGGTGGAGCCAGGCAGCCCCAAGCGTACGTCAGCGGCTGTACCAACAACAATAACGAACCCAGGGACAGGAGCCAGCCCAGGCGGGAGGGTGAGAACCGGAGCCAGATTGACACCCACTCCCTGGGAGAGTCACTGACCTCAGACAGTGG GTTCTGTGATGGCACCAGAGGTCCACAGTCGCAGTCAAAGGATGTGTCCTACTGGAGGAGAAGAGGCCAGGACTTTACTGTGCTGCTGGATTATGCTGACTTCAGAGAGCCGCATGGAGGAGGACCGGGGGGTTACGGCAGGCCGGAGGGGCCTCAGCAAGCAAGAGGCCAGGAGATGTCTGCAGAGGAGCGTCAGAGGGCTGCTCAGGAGAGGCAGCGCTGGGCAGCCCAGACCCAGGCTCAGGCTCAAgcccaggcccaggcccaggctCAAGCCCGCTctagagagagggaggctgctCTCCATCAGTGGAAGATGGCAACTGAGAGGAAATGCCAGAGCTTGGGGACAGATGAGTGGCGTCCAGCTGTAAGCTTTGGCCGCCAGCTGTCACAAAGTGAGGGTGAGCGTTGGTCACAGGAGCAGCAGCGGCTCCATGCCAGGACACCAGAGGGCATGGTAGTCCACCCCAGGACCAAAGCCAAATCCCAGTCCCTGCCCAGGATGTTGCAACCTGAGAGCCTGCAGTATGTGGACATAGCCTCATCCGGTCAGGAACTGTACAGGCGGATCAATGGCCACCCACTGTCACACCACAACCTTTACAGGGCCCCCCGCTGGCCGGAGAATGGCAGGCCAGCTAGTGCCAACCAACTCTCAATGACACCAAAGCCCCGCTTCACACGACCCCCCAGACCTCCCTCCTATGAGATGCACCAGCAGATCAGGGGAAGCTGTGAGGTGTTGTCTGGGAGAGACTCAGCCATTCCCCAGGCCAGGGACAGAACCCCGATTCCCATATCAAAGACAGGTGACCCCCAACTGGACTATTTTGCACCAGACTCTGGACCTCCAGGATACATCCCTCCCCCGTCATATAAAAGAGCCCCTATAATGGCAGGGGGACGCCGGGGGTATGGTGAAATTGCTGTTGACTACAg gtacAGAGGGGATGTGTACCAGCACATACAAGTGGCTGCAGATGGATCTCACTGGTTCGCCAGACATCCAGCAGGTTCCTGGCCTGAtccccagagagagaggagcttgtCCAGCCAGAAGCAGCTTTACCCTGTGTATACTACCCAGGAGCACCCTGGAGGGGGGGTCCAGTATATCCCCTTTGATGACCCACGTATCCGCCACATTTCCTCAGCCCTGGGTGGCAACTCCCTGACGGACGCGGACAAGATCCGCCACATTCGCAACGAGCTTCCCAGCGTCACCGTGTCGGAGCCTGCGTCCGACAACAGTGCCTTTTTGCCCCCACCACTGGGGCCTTTCATCGCTGCCAAACTGGCCGATGATGCTAACCAGACATCTTCTAGCGACTTTGACAATGACGATAACAGGTGGCACAGCGATTTGCACAAAGAGACTGTCGATAACTTCCCAGCAACTGACCAAAACTGCAACAACAGATATCCCAAAAACCAAcgtcctcctccatctccctcttcaGCCTTCCAGGCTCCATTAGCAAGAACTTCCTCTCGCCAGGGGTCCGGCTCAGACCAGGTCTTTGCAGAAACCATCACCCAAGTGAAGAAAATTGCCCCGGATTCAGGGCCAGAGAACAACAGGAACACCAAGAGAAGAGTGAGTGAGACCATCTTCTGCCTTGTGTCTGTACCCGTTCACACGCCGACCAACATTAATAAAGACTTGGCAGCAGATCAGAACAACAATGAGACAATACCAAGCCTGACTGTCACTAACATGGAAACCTTTGCTGTAGGCCTCAAAGAGAGTCCAAGTGTTCGGAGCAAGTCTGTGAATGAGATGCCTATCAAACCCCACTACTCTCACTTTCACACCAGCAGCACATCCTCAATGAGGAATTACAAGAGGGCTCCTTTAAGGAAGGAGATAATAGATGCCTGGGCCCTCCAAGCCAGCGAAGACAAGGAGTTGTGCTATGCTGGGTCCTGGCCTGGAAACCAGTACCGTAACCAGGAAACCCAGACTGGCTCACCTTTGACGGTGGTAAAAAGTCCAGAACCCCAGAGTCCTCCTGGGGGACAGGAGCCTGTTCAGTCTGCCTCAGACACAACTACAGACAGTGGTTTGGGGACAGACAATAGTTCCTCTTATGGTTACCCCATGGCAGGCCAGAAAAACCTTCATCCCTCCAGCAACAGCGCCTTCTCCCGTCTCAGCCTCAGCCCAACACAACCGCCGTCACTGCTACCCTCACCGCAAGACCCATCCTCCCCATTCAAGGCCCATGATCAGGGAGACCAGCTGCCTTCCTCTCCCAGGAGGAGCAGCTCTAGTCCCCCAGAGAGTGCAGAGCAAGTGGTCTTTGGACAGTTTCTCTTAAAGCCAGTGAACCGACGACCATGTGATGCCATAGGTGAACTGGAGAGCATTAATAAGGAGATGGAAGACACGATCAGCAAGAGACCCACTGTGGTTCAGTGCACTGAATATCTGGATGGGGTGAATAGGAGACTAGATCGATTTAAATCAGGAGCACATTTCACTGCTGGTCCAGAACCAGGCAGGGAAGCAATCAGTCTTCCACCAATGCACATAGAAAAACCCACCAATATAAAAGTCAGATCAAAGTCCTTGGCTTCTACTGCTGATCTAGACTCCATGGACATGAGAAGTGCTTTCTCCAGGCCAGAGGCCAACAGCATGCCACCCACAAATGAGCTGTCTGTTCTCCCCAACCCAGGCCTCAGAGACAATTGCCTCCTGTCCTCACTATCCCCACACAATGAGTCAAACCGGCTCTATAGACAGGACATCCCAGTCCCTCAAGAGTCCTTGCTGAAGGATGTGGGGCTAACTGTATACACAGAGACTCCTGGTGGTCCCGGGGAGCCAATGCAGCGCTCGCTCTCAGTCCCAACTCCACTCAATCATAAGGAGCTTATTCAGTCAGTGCAACTCTCGCGGGACAGCAGGACAACACTCGTTAAAAACAGCAGTTGTTTGGAGCACAATTCAAATAAAGAGCTTCAAGCTGAGGTGGATACTGAGAGAGTTCCACCATTCAGGGGCGAGGTGAATTTAAGCATCTGTAGAACCAGGagtgaaagcagcagatcaCCTCAGAAAGACGGTTCACCACATATCACAAAGCTGACCCGGGAGGTTTCCTTTGTGTTTGAGGATGATGATGGCAACGAGAGATACGCCATCTCTGAGCCCCTGACCTATAAGAATGAGTCAACAATAGCAGATAAACATCTGGAGAGCTTACTGATACAGGAGAAGGCCAATTCTTTACCTGCAGAGGACCTCAGCAACCTGTATGAGGTCAAATGCGCAAAAGGTATTCCCGAAAACGAGTCCATCGAGCAGAGGGCAGCACGGATCCTGGGTATATCTGTTCCGGTGGAGGCCTTGGGTGTGGCTGACAAACAACCTGAGGACAACCAGGACGAAACAGACACCACTGTAGCTGAAAAACAACTAAGTCCAAGTGAAGAGACACCGCAGGTGATAGGAGAGTGTGAGCAAGTCAAAGAGGAGTCCCTGATTGTCCAGGgcgcagagacagaggaggtgacGGAGACAGGATCAGGTGTGGACCAAGAAGAAGGTGACAGACAAAAGCACAGCAGCTACCACAGTGATAGTGAAGACAACCAGGATACTGACACAGCCGTAGTACTGGACTTACCTGAGTTCCCACCCAGTAAGCTTCCCTTGTCCCTGCCCGTCATTCCGGATGAGAAGCTTGCACTGAGCATGTGCAGTGGGGAGAAAAAGGGGCGAGGCGGGGCATGCAAATTAATCGAATCCCTGCAAGATAAGCTAAACTCCTCCACTTCTTCATCTGCTACATCTCTTTGCAGATTATCCACAGACAGAATGGCACGCCTGAAAGAGCTGGACTCAGTGTCTCGAATAAGACGCCTCAGTCTTAAAAGTTCTGAGTCTGGAGAAGAGGTTGGTtctgaggagagaaatggagacagagaggagagtgaggtTAAAGAAGAGGcaaaggaggaagatgaggagaagCAAGAAGAAAAGGATGACAAGAAACTGGAGgaagagggaagggaggaggaggaaaacccAGATACACATGGGAATGCACATCAAACACATGACAAGTTGGGAGATCCTGAAGAAGACTGTAAACCTAAAGAAGAAGTGAATGATGGGATATGTCAGGAAGAGCAAAGccaagaggaggaggcaggagagatTAACGCTGAGATTGCACTGAAAGTAGACGATGAAGGTGGCGGAGAAGCAGGTGTTGAATtgaaaacaggagaaagagaaggagaggtggaGCTGAAAACTGTGGaggatgacaaagaaaagcctTCGGAGGAGCTGAGAGATGGACGGATTGCAGAGGAGGTCAACAGAGCTGAATCCACCCAAGACGCAGAGGGAGAAAAGCTGCCCAAACCAAAGCAGCGCACCAGGCTCCAGaagcctcctctgcttcctaAACCTCGCAGTGTTCCTAAGAGGGAGATAACGCTGCCACTCAGCTTCAGCTCCGGGATCTGTGGCCCCTCCAATATAGAGGATGAGGAGATGCTCTCGGTCTCAG ACTCCTACGACCCCAGTCGGGTGGAGAGAGTGTAA